One genomic window of Methanosalsum zhilinae DSM 4017 includes the following:
- a CDS encoding MEMO1 family protein: MREPVVAGQFYPSNPKELKKEIRKCFKGIEVSSHDLIGAVAPHAGYSFSGHVAAHVYARIPSADTYIIIGPNHTGYGSPISASADTWSTPLGEIRTDGDLIKALAGSIIDVDELAHRFEHSIEVQLPFLQYTLDHDFEILPICMGLQDEETASEVGHEIVRAVKDAGKKVVIIASSDFTHYQSADIAYDTDQYIIEAIEKMDVSEIYRRIMEKNASACGFGPIAAMITAAKLLDATKAKLLTYSTSGDVIGDMSSVVGYGAITVE, translated from the coding sequence ATGAGAGAACCAGTTGTCGCAGGTCAATTTTATCCATCTAATCCGAAAGAACTTAAAAAAGAGATCCGAAAATGCTTTAAGGGCATTGAGGTCTCTTCTCATGATCTAATAGGAGCAGTGGCACCTCATGCAGGATACAGCTTTTCAGGTCATGTTGCAGCCCATGTATATGCAAGGATTCCCAGTGCAGATACCTATATAATTATTGGACCAAACCATACTGGGTATGGATCACCCATCTCAGCTTCAGCTGATACCTGGTCAACACCTCTTGGTGAAATCAGAACAGATGGAGACCTTATAAAAGCTCTTGCAGGAAGCATCATTGATGTAGATGAACTTGCACACAGGTTTGAACATTCCATTGAGGTCCAGCTACCTTTCTTACAGTATACACTTGATCATGATTTTGAAATTCTTCCAATATGCATGGGTCTTCAGGATGAAGAAACCGCATCTGAAGTTGGACATGAAATTGTTCGTGCAGTCAAAGATGCTGGAAAAAAAGTAGTTATAATTGCCTCAAGCGATTTTACCCACTACCAGAGTGCGGATATTGCATATGATACGGATCAATATATTATTGAAGCTATAGAAAAAATGGATGTTTCCGAAATCTACAGGCGAATAATGGAAAAAAACGCTTCAGCATGTGGCTTTGGACCAATTGCTGCTATGATCACTGCAGCAAAGCTACTTGATGCCACAAAAGCAAAACTTTTAACATATTCAACCAGTGGAGACGTTATTGGAGATATGAGTTCTGTTGTGGGCTATGGAGCAATAACTGTAGAGTAA
- a CDS encoding 50S ribosomal protein L13, producing MTVIDANRLIMGRLASIVAKRLLDGEEIKIVNAEKAVISGSKVKTFEDYRTIQEIGTREFGPYFPKRPDRILKRTIRGMLPYKRERGRDSLSRLKVYIGVPVELKDAELITLEEANINRLSSNKYVMLGDVSKRLGAEF from the coding sequence ATGACAGTTATTGATGCAAATAGACTCATTATGGGAAGGCTTGCAAGCATTGTTGCTAAAAGATTGCTGGATGGGGAAGAAATAAAAATTGTAAATGCAGAGAAAGCAGTGATTTCCGGGTCTAAAGTGAAAACATTTGAAGATTATAGAACAATTCAGGAAATCGGAACACGTGAATTTGGTCCTTATTTCCCTAAAAGGCCTGACAGAATTCTGAAAAGGACTATTCGTGGAATGCTTCCATATAAAAGGGAACGAGGAAGAGATTCACTATCAAGGCTTAAAGTATATATTGGTGTTCCCGTTGAACTTAAGGATGCTGAGTTAATTACTCTTGAAGAAGCAAACATCAATCGCTTGAGTTCGAACAAATATGTAATGCTGGGAGACGTCAGTAAGCGCCTGGGAGCAGAATTTTAA
- the rpsB gene encoding 30S ribosomal protein S2 — protein MSTEQEMDSSSDKEAKESLSLIPIDEYLASGVHIGTQQKTQDMMNFVYRVRTDGLYVLDIQSTDERIRMAASFLSKYDPSRILVASARQYGQYPAKKFAKAIGAKAMVGRFIPGTLTNPELRGFFEPDVVVVTDPAGDAQVIKEAVKVGVPVVALCDTNNMTSNVDLIIPTNNKGRKALSLVYWLLAKEIAKNNDIPFNYDLEDFEAELKISV, from the coding sequence ATGTCCACAGAACAGGAAATGGATTCCAGTTCTGATAAAGAAGCTAAAGAGTCATTATCTCTGATTCCAATTGATGAATATCTGGCATCTGGTGTTCATATTGGTACTCAGCAGAAAACCCAGGACATGATGAACTTTGTTTATCGTGTACGCACAGATGGATTGTATGTGCTGGATATACAGTCTACAGATGAACGTATAAGAATGGCTGCCAGTTTTCTCTCTAAATATGATCCTTCAAGAATACTGGTTGCTTCTGCAAGACAATATGGTCAATATCCTGCAAAGAAATTTGCAAAAGCAATTGGAGCAAAGGCAATGGTTGGTCGCTTTATTCCAGGAACACTCACAAACCCTGAACTGAGAGGGTTTTTTGAACCTGATGTAGTTGTTGTGACTGATCCGGCAGGTGATGCTCAGGTTATCAAAGAAGCTGTTAAGGTAGGTGTTCCTGTAGTTGCACTATGCGATACGAACAACATGACATCCAATGTTGATCTTATAATTCCAACCAACAACAAGGGAAGAAAAGCACTTTCACTTGTTTACTGGCTTCTGGCAAAAGAGATTGCAAAAAACAATGACATTCCGTTCAATTACGATCTGGAAGATTTTGAAGCTGAATTGAAAATATCTGTATAA
- the mtbA gene encoding methylcobamide:CoM methyltransferase MtbA codes for MAEYTPKERLARVLNGESVDRMPAICPTQTGTVEQMEAVDAFWPEAHEDAEKMAKLAEAGHTVIGFEAVRVPFDITAEAEFFGCEIKPSTKEQQPSVVGHVIKTAEDIENLKGYSLDKGRIGVVCDAIKILADKYGDELPVMGSMIGPFSLAQHLNGDEWFTKIFTDEEFGLKLLEFTTEFNIAYAKKMVENGADTMVLIDPTASYELIGAQFYEKFVVPYHAKIVDAMQEMGVTITLHICGNTTNGLPLMDASGFNAISIDQKVDVATAKSKVENAVLIGNVDPVNTLWNKTPDEVRTVCQNIIDAGIDLLAPGCGIVSKTPTENLQAMVEVAKGHKY; via the coding sequence ATGGCTGAATACACACCTAAAGAGAGATTAGCACGCGTATTGAATGGTGAATCCGTAGACAGAATGCCGGCGATCTGTCCAACCCAGACCGGAACTGTTGAACAGATGGAAGCTGTGGATGCTTTCTGGCCTGAGGCACACGAAGATGCTGAAAAGATGGCAAAGCTGGCAGAAGCAGGACATACTGTTATAGGATTTGAAGCAGTTCGTGTTCCTTTTGACATTACTGCAGAAGCAGAGTTTTTCGGATGTGAAATTAAACCAAGTACAAAAGAACAGCAACCATCTGTTGTTGGACATGTGATAAAAACAGCTGAAGATATTGAGAACCTCAAAGGCTATTCCCTTGACAAAGGTAGAATAGGAGTAGTATGCGACGCGATCAAGATACTGGCTGACAAATATGGTGATGAGCTTCCTGTGATGGGAAGTATGATTGGTCCATTCTCCCTTGCACAGCATCTGAATGGTGATGAATGGTTTACCAAAATCTTTACCGATGAAGAGTTTGGTCTAAAACTACTTGAATTCACAACAGAGTTCAACATAGCATACGCAAAGAAGATGGTTGAAAATGGTGCCGACACAATGGTATTGATCGATCCAACTGCAAGCTATGAACTCATTGGTGCACAGTTCTATGAAAAATTTGTTGTTCCATATCATGCAAAGATTGTTGATGCAATGCAGGAAATGGGAGTTACTATCACACTTCACATCTGTGGAAACACAACCAACGGACTTCCATTGATGGATGCTTCAGGATTCAATGCAATCAGTATTGATCAGAAAGTAGATGTAGCAACTGCAAAATCCAAGGTTGAGAATGCAGTATTAATTGGAAATGTTGATCCTGTAAACACACTGTGGAACAAGACCCCTGATGAGGTCCGTACAGTCTGCCAGAACATTATTGATGCAGGTATTGATCTGCTCGCACCTGGCTGTGGTATTGTAAGCAAGACCCCAACCGAGAACCTCCAGGCAATGGTTGAAGTTGCAAAAGGTCACAAATACTGA
- a CDS encoding DUF2240 family protein, with the protein MNDLMTVVAAPFKKKKKEELSAKEFEFILSLDFKWMSPGEASRIRKLAIDSGILKAENEVVKPFFDIKDMEVDHGFKPSGIANMLDQNPGILDLIINRIISRNDINKKEVVSRINQKQEMFSEMLNIEILALMVAREMDCNVDDIYDRLYDKIINSR; encoded by the coding sequence ATGAACGATTTAATGACTGTTGTTGCTGCTCCTTTTAAGAAAAAGAAAAAAGAAGAACTGTCTGCTAAGGAGTTTGAGTTTATACTTTCACTGGACTTTAAATGGATGTCTCCTGGAGAAGCTTCCAGAATCAGAAAATTGGCTATAGACTCTGGAATTTTAAAAGCTGAAAATGAAGTGGTAAAGCCTTTCTTTGATATTAAGGATATGGAAGTTGATCATGGATTTAAACCTTCAGGCATAGCAAATATGCTGGACCAAAATCCTGGCATACTGGATTTGATAATAAATCGTATCATCTCAAGGAATGATATCAATAAAAAAGAAGTAGTTTCCAGGATAAATCAAAAGCAGGAAATGTTTTCCGAAATGCTGAATATTGAAATACTGGCCCTTATGGTAGCACGTGAGATGGATTGTAATGTTGATGACATCTATGACAGATTATATGATAAGATAATCAATTCACGGTAA
- a CDS encoding DNA-directed RNA polymerase subunit N, translating into MIPVRCFSCGSVVASKWDEYKQRVSLGEDPSAVMDDLGVVRYCCRRMLLSHVELVDTLAPYQ; encoded by the coding sequence ATGATTCCGGTAAGATGCTTCAGTTGTGGCAGTGTAGTTGCCAGTAAATGGGATGAATACAAGCAGCGTGTTTCTCTAGGAGAAGATCCTTCTGCTGTAATGGATGATCTTGGAGTTGTACGCTATTGCTGCAGGAGAATGCTCTTATCTCATGTTGAGCTGGTAGATACACTTGCCCCATACCAGTAA
- a CDS encoding mevalonate kinase — MVICSAPGKIYLFGEHAVVYGEDAICCAIDLRARVCANPSEDIQIKSALGTTSLDFEIHPYVSGAIESIREIVPFRGVEIEVDSDIPPGSGLGSSAAVTVATLGALNSLFGCELNHEQIAKIGHSIEKKVQNAASATDTYVSAHGGVVRISSHKKLPAIECGIIIGNTKKCSSTKELVAGVSELHSKYSDILSPIFSIIGKIAKTGEELIIKKDYASVGDLMNINQGLLDAIGINCDELSSLVHAARNNGAYGAKITGAGGGGCMIAIADSSILPDISYAIHSRGGDPIITQTTERGIFVESFS; from the coding sequence ATGGTTATTTGTTCAGCACCTGGAAAAATATACCTGTTCGGCGAACATGCTGTTGTATATGGCGAAGATGCGATATGCTGTGCAATTGATCTTAGGGCAAGGGTTTGCGCAAATCCCAGTGAGGACATCCAGATTAAATCAGCACTTGGAACCACATCTCTGGACTTTGAAATACATCCCTATGTTTCAGGGGCTATAGAGTCGATAAGGGAAATCGTTCCATTTAGAGGTGTGGAAATTGAGGTAGATTCAGACATTCCGCCGGGTTCTGGTCTGGGATCATCTGCTGCAGTAACAGTTGCAACACTGGGAGCTCTTAATAGTTTGTTTGGATGTGAACTGAATCATGAGCAGATTGCAAAAATTGGCCATAGTATTGAAAAGAAAGTGCAGAATGCAGCAAGTGCAACAGATACCTACGTTAGTGCACACGGTGGTGTTGTACGAATATCCAGCCATAAGAAACTGCCAGCGATTGAGTGTGGAATCATTATTGGAAATACAAAAAAATGTTCTTCTACAAAAGAACTGGTAGCTGGTGTTTCTGAACTTCATTCAAAGTATTCAGATATTCTGTCTCCTATATTTTCTATAATTGGTAAGATCGCTAAGACGGGTGAAGAACTGATAATCAAAAAGGATTATGCATCTGTTGGGGACCTCATGAATATAAATCAGGGACTTCTTGATGCAATTGGAATAAATTGTGATGAACTCTCATCTCTTGTACATGCTGCCAGAAACAATGGTGCATACGGTGCCAAGATCACAGGTGCCGGTGGTGGCGGATGTATGATTGCAATTGCAGATAGTTCCATCCTGCCTGACATATCATATGCAATACACTCCAGAGGAGGAGACCCAATAATTACCCAAACTACTGAAAGGGGAATCTTTGTGGAGTCATTCTCATGA
- a CDS encoding DNA-directed RNA polymerase subunit K, producing MNTKGFTKYERARIIGARSLQIAMGAPVLINDSGIDPLYLAMEELEQGVIPITVKRDKKYFINMR from the coding sequence TTGAATACGAAGGGTTTTACCAAATATGAAAGAGCGAGAATTATTGGTGCAAGGTCTTTACAGATCGCGATGGGAGCACCGGTTTTAATCAATGATTCCGGTATTGATCCCTTATATCTGGCAATGGAAGAACTCGAACAGGGAGTGATTCCTATTACTGTAAAGAGAGATAAAAAATATTTTATTAACATGAGGTGA
- a CDS encoding 30S ribosomal protein S9, which yields MATKVITSSGKNKTAIARATVTKGSGKARINKIPIEIYQPEYAKLKIMEPLILAGDAISDIDIEVDVRGGGIIGQANAIRTAISRGIVEWTNDTKIRDIFVEYDRNLLVNDSRQKETKKFGGPGARAKYQKSYR from the coding sequence ATGGCTACTAAAGTTATCACTTCATCTGGAAAAAACAAAACAGCTATCGCACGTGCAACTGTGACTAAAGGATCAGGAAAGGCTAGGATAAACAAAATACCTATAGAGATATACCAGCCAGAATATGCAAAGCTCAAGATCATGGAACCCCTTATTCTTGCAGGAGATGCAATATCAGATATTGATATTGAAGTTGATGTAAGAGGCGGAGGAATCATAGGGCAGGCAAATGCTATCAGGACTGCTATTTCAAGAGGTATTGTTGAATGGACTAACGATACAAAGATACGTGATATTTTTGTAGAATATGATCGTAATCTGCTGGTTAACGATTCCAGACAGAAAGAAACCAAGAAATTTGGTGGACCTGGTGCAAGAGCAAAATATCAGAAGTCATACAGGTGA
- a CDS encoding isopentenyl phosphate kinase, whose amino-acid sequence MSQHKNITILKIGGSVITDKSSDIGKVQIEEIERICQEISGYSNDLIIVHGAGSYGHPLAKKYDLDNIPDPKGAIITHSSVKSLNEIMVSSLQKAGIDAVSVHPLNNTVSNDGRISDMFLSNIHIMLENGLVPVIHGDVVMDITNTFSVISGDQIVSYLANKLKASRVGIGSIEDGVMDNKGKTLTKITSSNFKEIEKFLGVSKNTDVTGGMLGKVNELLQLCEITGATSYIFNAKKPNNISYFLSGHNIGTAIKK is encoded by the coding sequence ATGAGTCAACATAAAAACATTACAATTCTGAAAATAGGTGGAAGTGTAATTACTGATAAGAGTTCTGATATTGGGAAGGTTCAAATCGAAGAAATCGAACGTATATGTCAGGAAATATCTGGATATAGCAATGATCTTATAATTGTCCATGGTGCCGGCTCCTATGGTCACCCCCTTGCAAAAAAATATGATCTGGACAATATTCCAGACCCAAAAGGTGCAATTATAACACATAGTTCTGTAAAATCGTTAAATGAGATTATGGTAAGCTCACTTCAAAAAGCTGGAATCGATGCAGTTTCTGTCCATCCGTTAAATAACACAGTCTCAAATGATGGACGAATTTCTGACATGTTTTTATCCAATATCCATATCATGCTGGAGAACGGTTTAGTCCCGGTGATACATGGTGATGTGGTAATGGACATAACAAATACTTTTTCTGTTATTTCCGGGGATCAAATTGTTTCGTATCTTGCAAATAAACTGAAAGCTTCCCGGGTTGGAATTGGAAGTATTGAAGATGGGGTTATGGACAATAAAGGAAAAACTCTTACCAAAATCACCAGTTCCAATTTTAAAGAAATAGAAAAATTTCTAGGCGTATCCAAAAATACTGATGTCACCGGTGGTATGCTTGGAAAAGTTAATGAACTACTTCAGCTTTGTGAAATAACCGGTGCCACTTCCTACATTTTCAATGCGAAAAAACCAAATAACATTTCGTATTTTTTAAGTGGACATAACATAGGAACTGCAATAAAAAAATAG
- a CDS encoding 50S ribosomal protein L18e has protein sequence MGKISKTKIARKTNPYIPELISSLKEKSRSENAAIWKDIAKRLEKPRRSYAQVNLSKINRHSDENELLLVPGKVLGSGDLKHSVTVAALGFSETAQKKILSAGGKCISIESMLNENPSGSGVKILK, from the coding sequence ATGGGTAAAATATCTAAAACAAAAATAGCAAGAAAAACAAATCCCTATATACCGGAATTGATCTCTTCATTGAAGGAGAAGTCACGAAGTGAAAATGCCGCTATCTGGAAAGATATAGCAAAGAGGCTTGAGAAGCCCAGAAGAAGTTATGCTCAGGTAAATCTCAGCAAGATCAACAGGCACTCTGATGAAAATGAATTGCTGCTTGTGCCAGGTAAAGTGCTTGGCTCCGGAGATCTTAAACATTCCGTAACAGTTGCTGCACTTGGTTTTAGCGAAACTGCTCAGAAAAAAATTCTCAGCGCTGGTGGTAAGTGCATATCGATTGAATCTATGCTTAACGAAAATCCAAGTGGGTCTGGAGTTAAAATTTTAAAGTAG
- a CDS encoding methylamine methyltransferase corrinoid protein reductive activase produces the protein MYGIALDLGTSGFRMQLLDLESGKTKKTVITMKHPLPGGNVTDHLDFAIHVGSDISNKIIVNTLLKMMNRLNVSPEKIQKIVVCGNPIQLSLFQDIEIRDLAYAGRNMQKRLGIENVDRSGRIYSGTELLGSESGLDNCEVIVLPSIKHEIGADALAMMIKTDFMNQQEISLVTDYGTNAEMALKIGDRIITGSAAAGPAIEGQGIDCGMLASPGAISNVNEEDGVWRLTVLNERMEEKKGYLIDPVTGEIRDEGEVKPKGITGTGVIAAISLAVNTGIIKKLPHLPNGKLILGEDIVLRDKDIEEAGKAIGAIRAAHLTLLVESGVKYEDLKNMYMSGASGTYVDADKARKIGLVPNFSKKIVQFGNTSIALAKDVLLGTYDLNEIIELAEKIKADHLMMALSETFKNIYSCELAYWTEGMSEEMYNSFFEMYGLPSLPVPIEIPVIERRVKKDIQDAGSNGIVIMDDLDIIIEEEAIGCIRCQTCKSNCPENAISNVDKNGTLYTCYIAHRCLGTSCKRCVRSCPVKAITYRNIKTTGIPAGKLIEI, from the coding sequence ATGTACGGAATTGCATTGGATCTTGGAACAAGTGGATTCCGAATGCAACTTTTAGATCTCGAAAGCGGAAAAACAAAAAAAACCGTAATTACGATGAAACACCCTCTTCCAGGAGGGAATGTAACTGATCATCTTGATTTTGCGATCCATGTTGGAAGCGATATTTCAAACAAAATAATAGTAAATACCCTTCTTAAAATGATGAACAGGCTGAATGTATCTCCAGAAAAAATACAAAAGATAGTAGTCTGTGGAAATCCGATCCAGTTATCCTTATTTCAGGATATAGAAATCAGAGATCTTGCCTATGCAGGCCGAAATATGCAAAAAAGGCTCGGTATTGAAAATGTAGACCGAAGCGGCAGAATATATTCAGGTACTGAGCTACTTGGAAGTGAATCCGGCCTTGACAATTGCGAAGTAATAGTATTACCATCAATAAAACACGAGATTGGTGCAGATGCCCTTGCCATGATGATCAAGACCGATTTCATGAATCAGCAGGAAATTTCACTTGTAACTGATTATGGAACCAATGCGGAAATGGCCTTAAAGATTGGAGATCGCATCATAACAGGCAGTGCTGCTGCAGGGCCTGCAATTGAAGGCCAGGGTATAGACTGTGGGATGCTGGCAAGTCCGGGTGCGATATCCAATGTGAATGAGGAGGATGGTGTATGGAGACTCACTGTGCTCAACGAGCGCATGGAAGAGAAAAAAGGATACCTGATAGATCCTGTAACAGGTGAGATCAGAGATGAAGGAGAAGTAAAGCCTAAAGGAATCACCGGAACCGGTGTCATTGCTGCGATCTCACTGGCAGTGAATACAGGAATTATAAAAAAATTACCTCACCTACCCAATGGAAAGCTGATACTTGGAGAAGATATTGTTCTAAGGGATAAGGATATTGAGGAAGCAGGTAAGGCAATAGGTGCAATAAGAGCTGCTCACCTTACATTGCTTGTGGAATCCGGAGTCAAATATGAGGATCTCAAGAACATGTATATGTCCGGTGCTTCAGGTACATATGTGGATGCAGATAAAGCCCGCAAAATAGGGCTTGTTCCAAATTTTTCGAAAAAGATAGTTCAGTTTGGAAATACTTCAATAGCACTTGCAAAGGATGTCTTACTTGGCACCTACGATCTAAATGAGATTATTGAGCTAGCAGAAAAGATAAAGGCAGATCATCTCATGATGGCCCTGAGTGAAACTTTCAAGAACATCTATTCATGCGAACTTGCATACTGGACAGAAGGTATGTCCGAAGAGATGTATAATAGCTTCTTTGAAATGTATGGTTTACCCAGCCTACCGGTTCCTATAGAAATTCCAGTGATTGAAAGAAGGGTAAAAAAAGATATTCAGGATGCAGGTTCAAACGGCATTGTCATAATGGATGATCTTGACATAATAATCGAAGAAGAAGCTATTGGGTGCATAAGGTGTCAGACGTGCAAATCTAATTGCCCAGAAAATGCCATAAGCAATGTTGACAAGAACGGAACTCTTTATACATGCTATATAGCTCATCGCTGTCTTGGAACAAGCTGCAAAAGGTGTGTCCGATCCTGCCCTGTTAAAGCTATTACTTACCGTAATATAAAAACCACAGGTATTCCTGCTGGAAAATTGATAGAGATCTGA
- the serA gene encoding phosphoglycerate dehydrogenase has translation MKILVSDPLSEEGIEKLKESFEVDIATGLSEDELAQKIGDYSALVIRSGTNVTKKIIDSADNLKIIGRAGVGVDNINVDAATEKGIIVVNAPEGNMISAAEHTIAMIMSLSRNIPQANMSLKSKKWERKKFMGVEVNGKILGVIGLGRIGTEVAIRAQGLEMRVVAYDPYISEERANELGVELSSVHEIMKKADFITVHTPLTKETRNIIDYEEFGLMKNGVRVINCARGGIINEAALIDSLKSGKVAGAALDVFVNEPPFDNPLLEFENVIVTPHLGASTEEAQINVAISIAEEVISVLKGGFAKNTINIPAIKPEMMSVLQPYIDLGETMGSVLGQLVGGKHRKVEVAYNGEISEKDIRPVTTAALKGLLETVLGSGINYVNAHKVAKARKIEVIESKSDKSEEYSSTITIRMVKDGETRSITGAVVGNEAKIVNIDNYRVDIVPRGYMIVSNHINRPNVIGPCCLVLGRNNINISGMQVGRVGIGEVTIMALNVDSEVPEPILDEIRSIEGIIDANLIKL, from the coding sequence ATGAAGATATTGGTAAGTGACCCCCTGTCTGAAGAGGGTATTGAAAAACTGAAAGAAAGCTTTGAAGTCGATATAGCTACTGGACTCTCAGAAGATGAACTGGCACAAAAAATTGGAGACTATAGTGCACTGGTCATTCGAAGTGGTACAAACGTCACTAAAAAAATAATTGATTCAGCAGATAACCTGAAAATAATTGGTAGAGCTGGGGTTGGTGTGGATAATATAAATGTTGATGCAGCTACTGAAAAAGGAATTATTGTAGTGAATGCACCTGAAGGAAATATGATTTCAGCTGCAGAACATACTATCGCAATGATCATGTCTCTTTCCAGGAATATTCCCCAGGCAAACATGTCTTTGAAATCTAAAAAATGGGAACGCAAAAAATTTATGGGTGTGGAGGTCAATGGAAAGATCCTTGGTGTCATTGGCCTTGGAAGAATTGGAACTGAAGTTGCGATTCGTGCTCAGGGACTTGAAATGCGTGTGGTTGCCTATGATCCCTATATTTCTGAAGAAAGGGCAAATGAGCTGGGCGTTGAGCTATCTTCTGTTCATGAGATAATGAAAAAAGCAGATTTTATAACAGTACATACTCCCCTTACCAAAGAAACAAGAAATATAATTGACTACGAAGAGTTCGGCCTGATGAAAAATGGTGTAAGAGTAATAAACTGTGCTCGTGGTGGCATAATCAATGAAGCAGCTCTCATAGATTCACTTAAAAGTGGAAAAGTTGCAGGTGCTGCTCTGGATGTCTTTGTCAATGAACCACCTTTTGATAATCCTCTACTTGAATTTGAGAATGTTATCGTAACTCCTCATTTGGGTGCATCAACAGAAGAAGCACAGATAAATGTTGCAATATCAATTGCAGAAGAAGTTATTTCTGTACTGAAAGGTGGATTTGCAAAAAATACTATCAATATTCCTGCAATCAAACCTGAAATGATGTCCGTTCTGCAGCCCTATATAGACCTTGGAGAAACCATGGGAAGTGTTCTTGGACAGCTTGTAGGTGGTAAACACAGAAAGGTCGAAGTTGCATATAATGGTGAAATATCTGAAAAAGATATAAGGCCGGTAACAACAGCCGCTTTAAAAGGACTACTTGAAACTGTCTTAGGGTCCGGAATTAATTATGTTAATGCCCATAAAGTAGCAAAAGCACGAAAGATAGAGGTTATTGAGAGTAAGTCTGACAAATCTGAAGAGTACAGCTCAACAATCACAATCAGGATGGTTAAGGATGGGGAAACAAGATCAATAACTGGAGCAGTTGTGGGCAATGAAGCAAAAATTGTAAATATTGATAATTACAGGGTGGATATAGTGCCCCGGGGATACATGATCGTATCAAACCACATTAACCGACCAAACGTAATAGGTCCATGCTGCCTTGTGCTTGGCAGAAATAATATCAACATTTCCGGAATGCAGGTAGGAAGAGTTGGTATCGGAGAAGTGACTATTATGGCCCTGAATGTTGATTCCGAAGTACCTGAACCAATATTGGATGAAATAAGAAGTATAGAAGGAATAATTGATGCAAATCTGATCAAACTCTAA